One Triticum dicoccoides isolate Atlit2015 ecotype Zavitan chromosome 3B, WEW_v2.0, whole genome shotgun sequence genomic window, TATGCTCGGAGTTTTCAAGAGCCCCACACAGCGCACATCTATCAGAGCCCGGCCCGTTCCTCTTCTTAATTTGATCGACCGAGGGAGTTTTCGCCGGAAAGCTTGCCACAGAAAAAAAATTCTCTTAGGAGGAATACGAGCTGGCCAAATATCCTTGAATTTGGCTGTGCAGGCACCCGGGATAAGTTTAGAGTATGCAGATTTAACTGAGAAACGCCCCGAGGCAGAATGAGGCCAGACCACCGGGCCATCTTCCTTCAAGATCAAGGGGAAGCAGGCAGTAAGACGTTGCCAATCATCCAACTCCACAGGAGAAAGTGAACGCCGGAAATCAAGGACCCAGTCGTCAGCCGAGAGCTCAAAGATAGAGATCTCGGGATCAGCACAATACGAGAACAAGGTCGGGTATGCCACCGCAAGCGTGGTATCCCATACCCACCAGTCTAACCAGAAACGAGTGGATTTACCATTCCGAACTACAAATTTAACAAGGGATTGGAAGATTGGTCGAACTTTAACGAGCTGGCGCCAGAACTGAGAGCCACCAGAAGAGGAGGCGAACATAGGGCTCGAAGAGGGGAAGTATTTAGCTTTGAGAATAGATAGCCATGTGGGACGCTCCTCGAGGAAcataatcttccaccaccattttatCATGAGGCACTTGTTCGTGACCAAAGTATTAATGATGCCTAGGCCCCCATGCTCTTAGGTCTGCAGATCAGGTCCCACTTCACCATCCTATATTTACGCTTATTATCAGAGGAGTTCCAATAGAAAGCACCCCTATGCTTGTCGAAGCCAGCGTGAGTCCCTCCGGACAAGAGGTAGAAGCCCATGAGAAACATCGGAAGGGAGGAGAGGCACGCATTAGTAAGGGCAACCTTGCCCGCCTGGGAATTATACCGGCCTCTCCACGGCAAAACTCCATTTCCTACTTTAGTAACTGCCGGGGCAAAGTCTTTAGCCAAGAGCTTGAGAGGGGAGATTGGTAGGCCCAGGTATTTGAGAGGATAAGACCCTAGAGAGCAATTGAGAAGATGATCCACTCTTTGAGCTTCCGAATCATGCACCCCAGTCAGAATAACTTCGCTCTTCGAAAAATTGATTTTAAGACCCGAAAGCGCTTCGAAGCATAAGAGGGGGAATTTCAAGTTCGTGAGGCTGTCCTCATTAAGTTCAACCATAATAATGGTGTCATCCGCGTATTGCAGGTGGGTGATGCCATTGGGGAGAAGATGAGAGCTAACAGGCGTAATGTGCCCTGCAGAGGCTGCTCGAGACAAGATACGGGAGAGGGCGTTCGCAACGAAATTGAAGAGCAACGGGGATGTCGGATCCCCTTGTCTAAGACCCCTACCATTAGCAAAGAAATTACTAGTCTGACCATTCACCGCCACAGCCGTATGCCCACCCGAGACAAGCTGCATAAGACGATGAACCACCGCACCTTCGAATCCCTTAGCAAGAAGAACTTGTCAAAGTAAATTCCAACTAACCGAATCATATGCCTTTTCGAAGTCAAGCTTAAGCACCACAACCTTAGTGCCCTTGGTCCGCAGGTCATGGACTATCTCATGCAAGCAAATCACCCCATCCAAAATAAATCTCCCCTTTATGAACGCAGATTGAAAAGAACTAATGACACGATGGGCGATCGGAGAGACCCTAGTTACCATACCCTTAGACGGAATCTTCGCGAAGTTATTAATTAAAGCAATGGGCCTAAACTGGGAAATCAAGTCAGCACCTTTGACCTTAGGGATGATAGTGAGTACCGCGTAATTCAGTCTAGAGATGTCAACAGTACCCAGCCAAAAACCTTGTGTAATAGCCTGAATGATGCCTTTTAACTAAGGCCAGAATTGCCGAAAGAAGGGGATGGAGATTCCGTCAGGCCCGGAAGCCGCATTAGAGTTGGCCGATCGAATCACTTCGAATATCTCCTCTTCGGAGGGGGCAATCATCAGACTCTCATTTTCAGAACTCGACACCTGATCGAGGGAGGACCAATAGGACGAAGCCAACCTGAATCCCAACTCAGGTTTAGCAGATAGGAGGTTAGAAAAGAAGTGGACCACGTGCTGCATAATCACAGACTGATCAGAAACCCTGACGCCCTCGATAAGGAGACTATCAATCAGGCATCTCCGACGTCTACCGTTCGCAATGGCAAAAAAATAAGCCGTGGGCGAGTCACCCTTTAAGGTCCAGTTAATAGTGCCTCTTTGCTTCCAGTATACTTCCTCCTAACGATGAATACACAGAAGAGCCTCTTCAAGGCCGTAGCGGATCTGCCATTCGGCCGCGGAGAGCCCATGATTATCCGCACGATCATCAAGCACCTCAATTTGAGCAGCCAACCTAGCTTTGTCCTGCCTTGACTCACCATAATGGTTTTTAGACCAGCCTCTAAGGAATCTACGGAGAAAATAGGAACATTGAAGCCAGTCGTCCATCGGGCCAAAAGATCGTCGGTTAGAAGACAGGAAGACCAAAATCTTTTGCGCAATCAAATCGGCGAAAGCCTCCACTTGGAGCCACGAAGCATCAAACTGAAACCTCGGAAAGGCAACTGAACGAGTACCATCATCTAGAATCAGGGGGGAGTGATCAGATCCCACTATAGCTAGGGCTCTGAGGCTGACACGGGGGAATAGCAAATCCCAACTAGGACACACGAAAACCCGATCAAGTACAGAGCGGATGGGAGAGATTTGGTGATTCGTCCAGGTGAAATGGGCCCCAACCCTAGGGATTTCGCGGATAGCCGTGTCCCTAATGAAAGCATTGAAAGCATCTACCAGAGGCCACGAAAAATTAGAAGAACCTTTAGCCGACGGGTATCGCATCAAGTTGAAATCGCCTCCAATCAAAAGTGGCAGCTGACATGAATCAATTTTATTACTAAGTTCATCCAGAAAGATATAGGACATAGAATGATCAGCCGGACCATAAATCACCATGATTTCAAGTAAAGAGTTAAGGGATCTGAGAGAAACCACTGTGCTAGCCCAAAAAATGCCATGATCAAAAGCGACAAAATCAAAAACATCTTTTTTGGAGCCAAGAAGAATACCACCCGAGTGACCGTGAGGGGCCACAAAATTCCAATTAAATCTATCTATCCTAGCAACGGCCGAGAGTTCACTAGGGGAGAAGGAGGGTTTGAGAGTCTCGACAAGGCCAATAAAATCAACATTTTCAGAACGAACCAAGTCTTTTAGATGGTCCCTGCGCCCCCTAGCGTTGAAACCTCTTATGTTCCAAAAAAGAGCCTtcaccggaaagtaaggtttttgaTTCTAAGACTCAACCTGCTCGGAGCCTTGCAGGATTTAGCACGTTTCCCAGCCCCACGTTTAGATACAACCGGGGAAGCTTGACTCCTATCATCTCCCCCCTCAACCCCACCGGCCACAACCAGTGGGGCACTCGATCCCCCCCAGCCTCCTTGGCTTTTGCAATGTCAGCCTGAGCTACTTCATTAGCCCTAATAACAGCAAGTAGAGAAGCGGGAGAACCCAAACTAGCATCTAAGCAAATGTCCACATCATCTAATATATTAAGCAAATGATCATCAGATTGGGACGGGAGCACTAGACGAACAGGAGAATGAACattgggaaaagaggaggaggggactAGACGCGAACCTAAAGGAGGCAGGTCCCTAGCCGCAGCGCGCCGAGCAGCCCGATCAGCCACCTTCTCACCGCTGTTGGAGACGCGACCACTTTTACGAGCCGTGGACGCGGGCGAGCGCACTGGCTCAGGCCGAACACGGCGGGGAGACGCCGCAACAGAAGACGGGCCCGAGGCCGTACCCAAGTCAGCATCGAGCCTGCGACAGAGCCCATCCGCAGACTGCTTTGAGTCCCCAGAAGCCCTGCTCTTAGCGGAGAATTTCTTGACGGATgacttcttcttcttggagggaaagGGGCTAGCCGGAGGCAAGTCTTCAATGCCAGAGAGGGAAGGAGATGCAGGACGGGCAGGGAGATTAGAGCACACCGTCGAGAAAGGTGTACCCTTAGCCCCACCAGAAGTAGCCTCCCCTCCAATCAAGTCCGCCTGCAAGCCATTTGCCCCCCGACCGCCGGAGCATTCTCCTTCAGCATATCCTGGTCTTCAGGAGAGAGCTCGTCCCACTCCGACTGGGTAAAGCGGTGATCAGAGCCATGCATAGAATTGTCCGGGCAGCCATCCCCATCTTTGCTCTTGTCATCATTTCCAGAGGCCGGGGGCGGGGGAGGAGGTGGGGGTGACACCGGGCCCGAAGCACCCTCCACCCGAACCCTGAGCCAAAGCCACCAGCCGAAGGGAAGACATCAATGGAACCACGAATACACAGGGGATCCACACACCATACCCGCAAACGGACCGGCCCGAGGATAGCCAGAGAGTCTTGATCAACCTCAATCGGCTTGCCGATGAGCACCCCAAAAGCCATCAGAAACGCCGTGGCACGCGTTGTAGGAGGGACATCTTCAACTAGAACCCATACATCAGACAGGGATATGGAGATGGCACACAGCGACGGGTAATGGTGGTTCATCGCTGCAGTTTGGTGTTGTACAGGTAGTGTGCATAAGTGACATTGTCGCTGCCCGGAGGTGCTGGTGGCCGGACCATGGTTGCTCGACGGAGCTGGTGGCAGCAGATCGCGACCATGGCAGCGTACTGATGGGTCCTGGCGTATCGTCACGTAGTCGGTCTCCATGCCCAAATTTAGACCAGCATGCACTTGGGTCGGAGGCAAGGGATCACCAAGAGCATGTCCAATATGGGATTTTAGTAGTACCGTCTTCTCTCATACTGTGACACGCATCTATGCAGTGTTGTCTTAGCGGCTGGGCTGCTTGAGTGGTGCATGGGATGTGGATTTTCTGAGCTCGTGTTTCTGAACACCTCTTATCCTTATCCTCCAATGTTGCTTTAAGATCTGTACTACACAACTAACTTAGTATATTAAACTTTTTCTTTTTTGTTGCTTCGAAGcaaaacaacatatgaacttcaaacttttcaggacaacaaaacattcttactacatatggaataaaactttcagatttttttgttACTACAGAAAATGAGATTTGTTTAATTAAAAAAACTTATTTTTAGTATTTATGATGCacgaaaaaatctgaaacttttttTCTCACATTCTAGTTAGAATGTTTTGTTGTGCTgaaaagtttgaagttcatatatTGAACTATATGggagaaataaaaaagagaaaagtttTTGCACGAATTGTGATGCAGAATTGGATGGCTAGATAAGGGGGTGCCCATGAGCCTATGCTCCACGATATGTTTTCGTTGGTGCATGCATGGTTGTGTCCATATTCGGATCATGTGTGCTTGCATTTTGTTCTTTGGGTTAGTAGTTGATCGACAAGGATGAATGTTGCTGTttatttttttttacattttttcctttttgtgtgtgtgcgcgcgcgcgtgtgtgcgtgcgtgcgcgtgcgtgtgtgtgtgtgtgcgcgcgcgcgcgcgtgtgtcctAACCGTGGAGAGGTATAGAGTGTGATCATTTGTTTGTATTCCCTTGGTGCTTTACTACAAATTAGTTAAACACCCTTCGTCAAAAGAAAAGGTGGTACACTGTCCATTCTAAAGAAAAACCCCATTGCCTTCAAGTATATATCTTCTGTTCTATAATATATGCAACTCAATACATGTTTTTTTTTCTATTCACGCAACCTATCCACATCAATAGGTCATCTATGTTTGCCACACAACCAGCCTACCATCTCAGTAATCTTCATAAGTCATGCAAATACATGCATGTATTCTCATGACAATGTGAGGGTTATCTTGTAGTTTTCCAAAATTGTGAACTGCTATATAACCAACAAAACTTAACATAATAGATGCGGGGTGCTCTCTCCTCGGGTGAATATTCGAGGCAGAAAAAATGGCATGCATGTATGTGCTATAATCAATCCAGGCCAATCGAGGCGACCAATGTAGGTCTCAACCAAGTCCTTTTATCTAATACTTATTTCTCTACTGATTTAGACTTTGCTATGTCTAAACAGGCATCATCGGGGGACCATGGCTAAAGTACTGGACGGGGGCTAGCGCAGTGATCTCCTCCATAGGCATGTTTGAGGCCCAGATGAGCAGCGGTGCATTTCAGCTCCTCGGCATGGCGGACCTGGGCCTCCTCCCGACCATCTTCTCCCATCGCGGCGCCCGCACTAGGACCCCATGGGTTGCCATCACCGCATCGACCGTCATAACGATCGCCGTCTNNNNNNNNNNNNNNNNNNNNNNNNNNNNNNNNNNNNNNNNNNNNNNNNNNNNNNNNNNNNNNNNNNNNNNNNNNNNNNNNNNNNNNNNNNNNNNNNNNNNNNNNNNNNNNNNNNNNNNNNNNNNNNNNNNNNNNNNNNNNNNNNNNNNNNNNNNNNNNNNNNNNNNNNNNNNNNNNNNNNNNNNNNNNNNNNNNNNNNNNNNNNNNNNNNNNNNNNNNNNNNNNNNNNNNNNNNNNNNNNNNNNNNNNNNNNNNNNNNNNNNNNNNNNNNNNNNNNNNNNNNNNNNNNNNNNNNNNNNNNNNNNNNNNNNNNNNNNNNNNNNNNNNNNNNNNNNNNNNNNNNNNNNNNNNNNNNNNNNNNNNNNNNNNNNNNNNNNNNNNNNNNNNNNNNNNNNNNNNNNNNNNNNNNNNNNNNNNNNNNNNNNNNNNNNNNNNNNNNNNNNNNNNNNNNNNNNNNNNNNNNNNNNNNNNNNNNNNNNCTTCCTTGGGTTCGACGACGTCATAGCAACATCCAACTTCATGTATGGCCTCGGCACGTTGCTTGAGTTCGCATCCTTTCTATGGCTCCGAGTTAGGCATCCTGCACTGAAACGTCCCTACCGCGTGCCGCTACCAGTTCCCGCACTTGTGGTCATGTGCATCGTGCCATTATCGTTCCTCGCCTACGTGTGTGTGGTGGCCAGGTGGAGGGTACTCGCCATCGCCGCGGGGCTGACCACACTCGGCGTTGGGTGGCACGGTGTCATGAGGATGTGTAGAGTCAAGAAGTTACTTAGTTTCAACAATGTTTAGTGGTTTCAGTTGAATAAGATGGCACCACATATATTGCTGCTCAGGGTTGTAATATATTTGAATGAAATTCAGGTGTAtcgaacatgaatattatgattgATAATTTGGGAATTGACCCTGAAAGTACATATGATTATTGTATAGTTCTAAACTATTTTGTAAGTATATAAGTTGAGTAATGAAATGAAAATGCATGTGCTTCTTCCCATGCATGGTTGCAAACTAAGGTGACCCTTTGGTTGACTATTGTGATCACATATTTGCATGTGGAGAGAAATATATTAGTGGAGACAGCCTATTTACTTATATATAGGGCATCCGTGATGTATGTCAGTGTCGGCAGCATCTCTCCAAGAGCTTCCCTGCGGATTGGAGATACCTTCAACAGCAATGGCTGATGCCCCTCTTCCTTTGGAGTCTTCCGTTCGTCCAGTATGCAATGGCTTCATGGAGGTCGTAATCTTGGCACGCTGGAAGCCTGCAAGTACCACGTGACAATAACCGACCACTCTGCAGCATTTCTAATCAGACTTTCAGCAGGCAAAGCATGACACTATGACTATGATCACCACGGACCTACGCAGCACATCAGTGCATGCCCCACTATATTAAGCTTACATTATTAGCATCTCTGAACATAAATCAACGAGGAAAAAAACAGGCTCAGTAAAAGACCGGATCGCTGTCCTCCCCTCAGGCGCTGCTGGTTGCGGTTGTTCTGAATTCTGATTGCTGCACCATGGACACGTCGCCGGATGCGTGGGTGAATGGCTACTTGGCTGATGCCGCAGGTATGTACCGACGCTTATTCCCTTAGTgacctaaaacatcttatatttatttacagagggagtacaagcaaAGTAATTACGGTCACCTCGTAACTCAGATCAATGAGGAAATTAAGATGCGGGGAGGAAGCAAGATCATAtggtgtcatgatgatgatgatgatgatcttgactagACTGAATAAGTACACCTCACTTGTCCGTGTCGTTGTGTGATGTGGTGGCAAGGAGGCGTGTGGGTGAGGCTTTGCTTATTATCTctattgatgatgatgattatttcCAACAACTATGTCTTGTATGCAACTTAACTTTCTCATCGCGTGGTTCATTTCCGCATGCTTGGTTATTTAAATTGTACCGATGCATCTATATTATTACTTAACTTTCTCATGGTAGCATAAGCAaagaaaattacatccagatttgtAGACCGTCTAGCGACGATTACAATCACTGATCATTGAAAAGTTTTTTTAAACCTTACATTGCAAAGATTGTCACACTCACCAACCAAATTCCATGCTCCGGAGTCTGGTTTTTAAGGGTGTAAAAGGGCGGAAGTCGAAACAAACGATCAATGGGGTAGTACTACCACTCTTTTGTGAACACTGGCTTGCGTTTGCTATTTGTAAGTCGCTTGAAATTCTATTCGGCCGAGGTCGATTTTCTCAGAAGAAGAAGGGGAGGACTAGTGACTCTTCATTTTATTTTgcggcaaaataaaataaatcagcAAACTTAGTGACCCATTAAATTGCACGCTCACTTAAACTCTGGTTTCCTGGGAATCGGAACAGATCGATCGATGAAAGCCAGAAGCCTCCCGCATGGCATCCCCGGTCTCAAGTCTTAAATGAACATGGTATGGAAGACGAACCGAAAAGCCTCAGTATATATTTGGTCCTAGCTAGCTGCTAGCTTCCCCATCACCAATTCACCATCGCCAGCTCGTGGAGCTGGTAGTGGAAACGTCCATCCACAAGAAGATAGAGAAGGCCGGTAGCAAGGTGACCGTCAAAGTGAAGGAGCCGAAGCAAGAGGATCACGGCAGCATCCCGCAGGCCAGATCGTTGTCGGCCACCGCGATCTGCATGCCGGCAGGATCGTCAGCAGTGATCCCGCTCCAGCAAGTCGCATGTTTACCGGCGGGCCCCTTCGCGGTTGTTCTGCCGGAGATCACCAGTGGCGCCCCCGCCACAATCACGGTCAGCATCGGCGACCATCGCAGCAAGGGGAAAGCCACTGAGGACAAGCGCGAGAAGGCCGTAAAAGCAAAGGTAATGCGTGCATCCTAGCTAGCATTTATATCACCGAAAAAAATAGCGTGCTATAGCAgcgctaatagcacgctatagcatatgGAGAATGGTCTCACTAAAAAAATTAATGTACAATGCCTCGCTAATAGCATGTTATAGCGCGCTATAGCACGCTAATAGCATATTTTCAGGGGCCACGCTATTTTCTATAGCGCGCCATTTTTTTTAGTGATTTATATACGTGGTTCCATGTATCTGGCAATTTCTCCATCTGAATGATCTCGCGTGATACTACTTTCTTGTGTTGTGCTCTCGGGGGCGGGTTCTCAAGATGGGTCCTTGTGGTGGCCCTGGTGGCGACGTGTGGAAGATGGACGTGCGCGGCGTCGACCGCATCGTCAAGGTGATCCTGTGGCATGCAGGCGCAGTCGACGCAATCTCGGTTTCGTACGAGCGGGATGGCCAGATTGAGCAGACCGAGCACTGGGGGAAACCTGAGGGTCGACAACGCTCAGAGGTGATACTCCTAATTAAGACCTACTCCATTCATCACATTATTCTTTGATAGATCTTTTCTGAAGGGGATGCCATGCCATTCCAATGAACGTACAACTTTTGAATTGAATCATTCAAAATGCGCCTAGGAAAATTAGCACTTCATGtatctgttattttgtttttggcATGTGCAGATCTGTTTGGATCCGGATGAATACCTCACCGGTATGAAAGGGCATGTGGGCGAGTTCGGTGGCTCTTTCCTTGTCGGAGCGCTTAATTTAGTTGGCAACCGGCGCTCCTTCGGACCATACGGGACAAGGAAAGGCCCGCCGTTCGAGTTGCCTGCGGCGGCCGGCCAAATCATCGTCTTCCACGGGCGTTCCGGAGGCCTCCTTGACGCGCTTGGCATCTACGTCAAGATGGATGACTAGCCCTTGCTCCAGACCATCAATGATTGATCCTACCGTGTGAACCAATTTAGACGTCCGCACTATTGTTAATTTGGACAACCCCTATCTTTATTGTGCATGCATGTTTGTTAGCTGCTTCTTTCATTGTGCATGCATGTTTGTTAGCTGCTTCTTCTGTTGATGATTTCATGGTCAAATTTACTTCTCTCAATGTAACAATAAGGATGAATAAGATTGG contains:
- the LOC119279178 gene encoding jacalin-related lectin 19-like; protein product: MDTSPDAWVNGYLADAAASPSPIHHRQLVELVVETSIHKKIEKAGSKVTVKVKEPKQEDHGSIPQARSLSATAICMPAGSSAVIPLQQVACLPAGPFAVVLPEITSGAPATITVSIGDHRSKGKATEDKREKAVKAKMGPCGGPGGDVWKMDVRGVDRIVKVILWHAGAVDAISVSYERDGQIEQTEHWGKPEGRQRSEICLDPDEYLTGMKGHVGEFGGSFLVGALNLVGNRRSFGPYGTRKGPPFELPAAAGQIIVFHGRSGGLLDALGIYVKMDD